The Deinococcus cellulosilyticus NBRC 106333 = KACC 11606 genome contains a region encoding:
- the trxA gene encoding thioredoxin: MPTRELTFSTFQEAISSDGIVLVDFWASWCGPCRTFAPVFEAASNEHPDIVFAKVDTEANQELAQAAGIMSIPTLMVFREGILLFNQAGALPMHVLRDLIAQVRSLDMDEVRKHVTQAQGSQAQP, from the coding sequence ATGCCCACCCGTGAACTCACATTCTCGACCTTTCAGGAAGCCATTTCATCTGACGGCATTGTGCTTGTGGACTTCTGGGCCTCATGGTGCGGTCCTTGCCGCACCTTTGCCCCGGTCTTCGAAGCAGCTTCCAATGAGCATCCAGACATTGTCTTTGCCAAGGTGGACACTGAAGCAAACCAGGAACTTGCCCAGGCCGCAGGAATCATGTCGATTCCCACCCTGATGGTGTTTCGGGAGGGCATCTTGCTGTTCAATCAGGCAGGTGCTCTGCCAATGCACGTTTTGCGTGACCTGATTGCTCAGGTGCGGTCACTCGACATGGACGAGGTGCGCAAGCATGTCACACAAGCTCAGGGCAGTCAGGCCCAGCCTTAA
- a CDS encoding Rrf2 family transcriptional regulator, producing the protein MISSRYAVAVHILTLIALSPDTPMSSEDMAGSIGVHPVMVRSALSQLRKAGLVQTRQGVAGTQITRPLQEITLKEVFLAVLEGKTLFSMHDQPNPNCPVGRNIQGSLEWVFTEATRGMLSTLEGLTLSDVVQDMTQRMS; encoded by the coding sequence ATGATTTCCAGCCGCTATGCCGTTGCCGTACACATCCTCACCCTGATTGCGCTCTCGCCAGACACCCCAATGTCCTCTGAAGACATGGCGGGCAGCATCGGGGTGCACCCGGTGATGGTGCGCAGTGCCCTCAGTCAACTCAGGAAAGCAGGACTGGTGCAGACCCGGCAGGGGGTGGCAGGCACCCAGATCACCCGGCCCCTGCAAGAGATCACCCTCAAAGAGGTGTTTCTGGCTGTGCTGGAAGGAAAAACCCTGTTTTCCATGCACGATCAGCCCAACCCGAACTGCCCGGTGGGCCGCAACATTCAGGGTTCTCTTGAGTGGGTCTTCACCGAGGCCACCCGTGGCATGCTTTCCACACTGGAAGGCCTGACCTTATCAGATGTGGTGCAGGACATGACCCAGCGCATGTCCTGA
- a CDS encoding nuclear transport factor 2 family protein yields MKKASLTTLALLALTPLVHAQTADAPARNAQEQKNLQIVTEFYDRFFNQHDLSIIPDFLDENYIQHNPTVPTGRKAFTEAFPQFFQSMPSDAKMSTEIKHIYADGDFVIVHSHFKFNPADRGSAVVDIFRLQNGKLAEHWDVIQAIPENPLNSMF; encoded by the coding sequence ATGAAAAAAGCATCCCTCACCACCCTGGCCCTGCTGGCCCTCACCCCACTGGTCCACGCGCAGACCGCAGACGCTCCTGCACGAAATGCCCAGGAGCAGAAAAACCTCCAGATCGTGACCGAGTTCTACGACCGCTTTTTCAACCAGCACGACCTGAGCATCATCCCGGACTTTCTGGACGAAAACTACATTCAGCACAATCCCACCGTGCCCACAGGGCGCAAGGCTTTCACAGAAGCTTTCCCCCAGTTCTTTCAGAGCATGCCCTCAGATGCAAAAATGTCCACCGAGATCAAGCACATCTATGCAGACGGTGATTTTGTGATTGTGCATTCCCACTTCAAATTCAATCCCGCAGACCGTGGGAGTGCAGTGGTGGACATCTTCCGGTTGCAGAATGGCAAACTTGCCGAGCACTGGGATGTGATCCAGGCCATTCCTGAAAACCCGCTCAATTCCATGTTCTGA
- the vapC gene encoding type II toxin-antitoxin system tRNA(fMet)-specific endonuclease VapC translates to MSLEVLLDTNTCIFILNHRPPQVAERFAEHPIGSIGVSSITAAELSFGMHKSGSEKNLERLKHFLTPLAVLPFDDEAARVYGRVRAELQARGTPIGPLDTLIGAHALALGATLVTNNTREFKRISGLALEDWL, encoded by the coding sequence TTGAGCCTGGAAGTCCTGCTGGACACCAACACCTGCATTTTCATCCTGAACCACCGACCTCCCCAGGTTGCGGAGAGATTTGCGGAGCACCCGATTGGGAGCATTGGGGTGTCTTCGATCACAGCTGCTGAACTCTCATTCGGGATGCACAAGTCGGGTTCTGAAAAAAACCTGGAGCGCCTGAAGCACTTCCTGACTCCACTGGCTGTTCTGCCTTTTGATGATGAGGCGGCCAGGGTGTACGGACGGGTGCGGGCGGAACTGCAGGCCAGAGGCACCCCCATTGGACCCCTGGACACCCTGATTGGAGCGCATGCTCTGGCTTTGGGAGCGACCCTGGTGACGAACAACACCCGTGAATTCAAGCGGATCTCTGGTCTGGCTCTGGAAGACTGGTTGTAG
- a CDS encoding SMI1/KNR4 family protein has translation MVDADFEGTMVCDGVRSTRPAREVVDFPRHLFLIMDDEGKENHCLDCSERTGGSVVVWDTHEQKVPRELAGGFSAYLEDVVNRVLERKGF, from the coding sequence ATTGTTGATGCAGACTTTGAAGGAACCATGGTTTGTGATGGGGTGCGGTCCACCCGCCCTGCCCGCGAGGTTGTTGACTTTCCCAGACACCTGTTTCTCATCATGGATGACGAGGGAAAGGAAAACCATTGCCTGGATTGCTCCGAAAGGACTGGAGGGTCCGTGGTTGTGTGGGACACCCATGAACAGAAAGTCCCCCGCGAGCTCGCTGGGGGTTTTTCTGCTTACCTGGAAGATGTGGTGAACCGGGTTTTGGAACGAAAAGGCTTCTGA
- a CDS encoding RICIN domain-containing protein, whose protein sequence is MMRNPSFPGLLALLLTLSACSNSPTAPAQFNPQAQHSGGGADIGDGKIVRLQAVHSGKCLDVSGISQNNDANVVQWDCVDNNPNFNQDFKLKRVSAGGVYYQIIAQHSQKCLDVVGFSQQNGGRVAQWDCHANPDDPNLRNQLFALWSLGNDTFHLVAKHSDKCLDIAGISQHSGAQLTQWSCVQGANQKFRLMPTSHGSGPGPSPEKEYCDDFHTILVGPYKYVNNTWGSNKTNGQPYRQCLQERTLNGVKQYGWNWNWPGFEPTVYAYPEIIFGWKPWDGGASTDARFPMQVGGMPNVILNYEVEGTRSGHFDFAPEIWLTRSPGAGAARPWDIATEIMVWLDYNDGAYPAGSRVASTTIDGVPYDLYKARISTGEASWDYLTYYGPKGRNRATLNFKNFIQDAVWRGYASSSHHLTGIEFGDESSGGTGNIWVKQFSVAVQ, encoded by the coding sequence ATGATGCGAAACCCCTCTTTTCCCGGTCTGTTGGCTTTGCTGCTCACCCTCTCTGCTTGCAGCAACAGCCCAACCGCACCTGCCCAGTTCAACCCTCAGGCCCAGCATTCTGGAGGCGGTGCGGACATCGGCGACGGCAAAATTGTCCGCCTGCAGGCCGTGCACAGCGGAAAGTGCCTGGATGTCTCGGGCATCAGCCAGAACAATGATGCGAATGTGGTGCAGTGGGACTGTGTCGACAACAATCCCAATTTCAACCAGGATTTCAAGCTGAAACGGGTGAGTGCAGGAGGCGTGTACTACCAGATCATCGCGCAGCACTCCCAGAAGTGCCTGGATGTGGTCGGGTTCAGTCAGCAAAACGGTGGGAGGGTCGCCCAGTGGGATTGCCATGCGAATCCGGATGACCCGAACCTCAGAAATCAGCTTTTTGCCCTGTGGAGTCTCGGGAATGACACCTTTCATCTGGTGGCGAAACACAGCGACAAATGCCTGGACATTGCCGGAATCAGCCAGCACAGTGGGGCCCAGTTGACCCAGTGGTCGTGCGTACAGGGGGCAAACCAGAAATTTCGCCTGATGCCCACCTCGCATGGTTCTGGGCCTGGACCTTCACCGGAAAAAGAGTACTGCGATGACTTCCACACCATCCTGGTGGGTCCCTACAAGTATGTGAACAACACCTGGGGCAGCAACAAGACCAACGGGCAGCCTTACCGTCAATGCCTGCAGGAACGCACGTTGAATGGGGTCAAGCAGTACGGCTGGAACTGGAACTGGCCCGGTTTTGAGCCCACCGTGTACGCCTACCCTGAAATCATCTTCGGCTGGAAACCCTGGGATGGGGGAGCGTCCACCGATGCCCGCTTTCCCATGCAGGTCGGGGGCATGCCGAATGTGATCCTGAATTACGAGGTGGAAGGCACCCGCAGTGGTCACTTCGATTTTGCTCCAGAAATCTGGCTGACCCGCTCTCCAGGGGCAGGTGCAGCGAGACCCTGGGACATCGCCACCGAGATCATGGTCTGGCTGGATTACAACGATGGGGCGTATCCTGCAGGTTCCAGAGTGGCTTCAACCACCATCGATGGGGTGCCTTATGACCTGTACAAGGCCCGCATTTCCACCGGGGAGGCCTCCTGGGATTACCTGACCTACTATGGCCCAAAAGGACGCAACCGGGCCACCCTGAATTTCAAGAACTTCATTCAGGATGCGGTGTGGAGGGGTTACGCCAGCAGCAGCCATCACCTGACTGGGATTGAATTCGGGGATGAATCGTCTGGAGGCACAGGCAACATCTGGGTGAAGCAGTTCTCCGTTGCTGTGCAGTGA
- a CDS encoding MFS transporter, translating into MKPTVSLDDVAAPAPLFSWALVGLSLSTLLSSLGTSIANVALPTLEVVFHASFQQVQWVVLAYLLVITCLSVSAGRLGDLVGQKRLLLMGLGVFTVASLWCGLSSNLGMLIAARGLQGLGAAIMMALTLALVGTTFPKTKMGGAVGLLGTMSAVGTALGPSLGGVLLQASDWPALFFMQVPLGISALWLLHRFLPADQVKSDLSCARLDPLGTGILAVTLACYALSMTLEHGHSGQANGVLLCVALAGLLAFIWLENRAPSPLVDLRTLKQPLLGAGFVLNLLVTTVVMATLVVGPFYLSGGLNLNAAQVGLVMTCGPLVSALTGVPAGRLVDRSGALKMTTVGLVAMLTGSLVLALVSSRLGVVGYIVPLVLLTSGYALFQAANNTAVLKGVSPERRGVMSGLLSLSRNLGLISGASMMGKVFILGLGPSRDVGTGMEVVFGVSVGLVGVALLVLRASSRASQRNAESN; encoded by the coding sequence TTGAAGCCCACCGTTTCCCTGGACGATGTGGCCGCCCCTGCCCCTCTGTTTTCATGGGCCCTGGTTGGTCTGTCCCTTTCCACGCTGCTGTCCTCGCTGGGCACCAGCATTGCCAATGTTGCCCTTCCCACACTGGAGGTGGTGTTTCATGCCTCTTTTCAGCAGGTTCAGTGGGTGGTTCTGGCCTATTTGCTGGTCATCACTTGCCTGAGCGTCAGTGCTGGACGCCTGGGAGATCTGGTTGGACAAAAACGCCTGCTGCTGATGGGGCTCGGTGTGTTCACTGTGGCTTCCCTGTGGTGTGGGCTCTCCAGCAACCTGGGCATGCTGATTGCAGCCCGGGGCTTGCAGGGTCTGGGGGCGGCCATCATGATGGCCCTCACCCTGGCCCTGGTGGGGACAACCTTTCCAAAAACAAAAATGGGAGGTGCTGTGGGTCTGCTTGGAACGATGTCCGCAGTGGGCACAGCCCTGGGTCCCTCCCTGGGAGGGGTGCTTTTGCAGGCCTCGGATTGGCCTGCACTGTTTTTCATGCAAGTTCCCCTCGGGATCAGCGCCCTGTGGTTGCTTCACCGTTTTCTGCCTGCAGACCAGGTGAAGTCTGATCTTTCATGCGCCCGTCTGGACCCACTGGGCACTGGAATTCTGGCAGTTACCCTGGCCTGCTACGCCCTCTCGATGACCCTTGAGCACGGCCACTCAGGGCAGGCCAATGGGGTTCTGTTGTGTGTTGCCCTTGCAGGACTGCTTGCTTTCATCTGGCTGGAAAATCGAGCACCTTCACCCCTTGTGGACCTGCGAACCCTCAAACAGCCTCTGCTGGGAGCAGGTTTCGTCCTGAACTTGCTGGTCACCACGGTGGTGATGGCCACCCTGGTGGTGGGGCCTTTCTACCTGTCTGGTGGCCTGAACCTGAACGCTGCACAGGTGGGGCTGGTGATGACCTGTGGACCGCTGGTCTCTGCCCTGACAGGTGTTCCCGCAGGTCGTCTGGTGGATCGTTCTGGTGCCCTGAAGATGACCACCGTGGGACTGGTGGCCATGCTCACCGGCTCCCTTGTTCTGGCTCTGGTCTCCTCCAGATTGGGAGTGGTGGGGTACATTGTGCCTCTGGTGCTCCTGACCTCCGGGTATGCCCTTTTCCAGGCCGCAAACAACACTGCCGTCCTGAAGGGTGTCTCCCCGGAGCGTCGGGGGGTGATGTCGGGCCTGCTCAGCCTGTCTCGCAACCTGGGCCTGATCTCGGGCGCTTCGATGATGGGAAAAGTGTTCATTCTGGGGTTGGGACCTTCCAGAGACGTGGGGACCGGGATGGAGGTTGTTTTTGGCGTGTCTGTGGGTCTGGTGGGGGTGGCGTTGCTCGTTTTGCGGGCCAGTTCCAGGGCGAGCCAGCGCAACGCAGAAAGCAATTAG
- a CDS encoding antitoxin has protein sequence MTRGKVFTSGGSQAVRIPREFRIDTTEVTIERIGASLIITPVKPEAQRHTWLSWYEDLGEGESTIEREQPEEQERNWEL, from the coding sequence ATGACCAGAGGGAAAGTCTTCACCTCGGGGGGCAGTCAGGCTGTGAGGATCCCCCGAGAGTTCAGAATCGACACCACTGAAGTCACCATTGAAAGAATTGGGGCAAGCCTGATCATCACCCCAGTCAAGCCAGAGGCACAACGGCACACGTGGCTCAGCTGGTATGAAGACCTCGGGGAAGGGGAGAGCACCATAGAACGTGAACAGCCCGAGGAGCAGGAAAGGAACTGGGAGCTTTGA
- a CDS encoding MerR family transcriptional regulator, which produces MQEQLTISRFAFLAGLPPKTLRYYDEIGLLKPAWVDDLTGYRYYTVSQISLAGKIRKWRQIDLPLEDIRSLLDHPECIQEVLTRHAEKLQQEIERHQKSLWLLQHDLQEDTMHYRTERLPTLQTLSIRTHLEPPHYEVIPQAFQELMGHIKQQGYRPSHPSFFVCHNQHESGNNLLEMCIPVEGEVQGSGRIEVRTFESRPAFIGRFVGPYDRTGAAYTTVVEEALRRGLRITGATAEIYVKSVPHTPNPEEYETDIAFFLEE; this is translated from the coding sequence ATGCAAGAGCAACTGACCATCTCCAGATTTGCCTTCCTGGCCGGTCTCCCACCCAAAACCCTCAGGTACTATGACGAAATCGGTCTGTTGAAACCTGCCTGGGTGGACGACCTCACTGGATACCGTTATTACACGGTGTCCCAGATTTCTCTGGCGGGCAAAATCCGCAAATGGCGGCAAATCGACCTTCCGCTCGAAGACATCCGCAGTCTGCTGGACCATCCTGAGTGCATTCAGGAAGTCCTCACCCGCCACGCGGAAAAACTGCAGCAGGAAATTGAGCGTCACCAGAAGTCCCTGTGGCTCTTGCAGCACGACCTACAGGAGGACACCATGCATTACCGAACCGAGCGCCTGCCCACCCTGCAAACCCTCAGCATCCGCACCCACCTGGAACCTCCCCATTATGAGGTGATTCCGCAAGCTTTCCAGGAACTGATGGGCCACATCAAACAGCAGGGGTACCGTCCCAGCCACCCCAGTTTTTTTGTGTGCCACAACCAGCATGAATCTGGAAACAACCTGCTTGAAATGTGCATTCCTGTGGAGGGTGAAGTTCAGGGCTCTGGCCGCATTGAGGTGCGCACCTTTGAAAGCCGTCCTGCTTTCATCGGGAGGTTTGTGGGGCCTTATGACAGAACAGGTGCAGCCTACACCACCGTGGTGGAAGAAGCCCTGCGCAGAGGCCTGAGAATCACGGGAGCCACCGCAGAAATATACGTGAAAAGTGTTCCGCACACCCCGAACCCTGAAGAGTACGAAACCGACATCGCTTTCTTTCTGGAAGAGTGA
- a CDS encoding SMI1/KNR4 family protein: MEMLWSTCQNLHLPLKPGASEEDLRRLEDRWGQPLPATLTTLLREHDGLDRSGWPADQFVPIRPLGTQEIISALDQMDEVLESGEVLELSGLGLPVLEVDEGDFLVLFSDATLGERVALWPMLSEVVELWFLNLHRFAAAWQNIQTDSQAFTYELFLDHPATSGPLGDDAQVALDCLARAELESQAGNAARSRFYVDLALQLWPQERALEMLSWPQVVEEPEAGWSPRERLLEIFEKRQLIHLLKS; the protein is encoded by the coding sequence ATGGAAATGCTCTGGTCCACCTGTCAAAACCTCCATCTTCCTTTGAAACCGGGTGCCTCTGAAGAAGACCTGCGACGCTTGGAAGACAGGTGGGGTCAGCCTTTGCCTGCCACGCTCACCACTTTGCTGCGAGAACACGATGGTCTGGATCGTTCTGGATGGCCAGCAGACCAGTTTGTGCCCATCAGACCTCTGGGAACTCAGGAGATCATCTCAGCCCTCGACCAGATGGATGAGGTGCTGGAGTCAGGTGAAGTGCTGGAACTCAGTGGTCTGGGTCTACCTGTTCTGGAAGTCGACGAAGGGGACTTTCTGGTGCTGTTCTCGGATGCAACCCTGGGTGAACGTGTGGCTTTGTGGCCGATGCTCAGCGAAGTGGTGGAGCTGTGGTTTTTGAATCTCCACCGTTTTGCTGCCGCCTGGCAGAACATCCAAACGGATTCTCAAGCATTCACTTATGAACTGTTTTTGGACCATCCAGCAACGTCTGGTCCACTGGGTGATGATGCTCAGGTAGCCCTCGATTGCCTGGCGAGAGCTGAATTAGAGAGTCAAGCTGGGAACGCTGCCAGAAGCAGATTCTATGTTGATCTGGCTTTGCAGTTGTGGCCTCAGGAACGTGCATTGGAAATGTTAAGCTGGCCACAAGTGGTAGAAGAGCCTGAAGCAGGCTGGAGTCCTCGAGAAAGGCTACTGGAAATTTTTGAGAAAAGACAGTTGATTCATCTGTTAAAGTCATAA
- a CDS encoding DEAD/DEAH box helicase, producing the protein MSRSSGSTNLPELPLPTEVDWEAQFEAADWQTARQLMHSGGVMACTETSGLLDGKVRDGVQVFRVKVWLDAPVEGVCGCRRARGKTTCSHMAAVLQCWLAPEADPAPVIPQLSFLDQQQLHRIGQDYLALHTLNEASELKLQALYRRAPAAVEAQLQREGLTELLNLAQPHQDVEEMEEAQVQVAAESLPSQPVQEVLEVGSLTLSLPRPVPAAKAQHPSQRPVRATRQEQLIFGLDLGRARPHNIHPRLIPLVADVQQGSAYRPRPYADARGAFVPSAREVLLLERVMDARAHQRLRHTETTDQLLHELLSERRLYVNEQWQRPLQLAEERTSEAHWEADPQGNQHPVFQVVPSARALVLHSIWYVDLLNLQMGAVKTIVQPHQLTYFMTLPPVTPDQVAATRLALRNLAGNHLPFPEEVPFEEIHAKPVPHLLVSAQDWVIGSLRAPVPYASLTLHYGDEAVPIKMLPNLSKSVKALPSLRSTEEGRLRVMHRDLAAEQGVLRRLQALDFHPVKSNRDDTLHYRFGSKGQFVPEHMWLHLLKHLFPELRSEGWQVKLDPSFPFKVVPSKLEARVLDEEGWFTLDLGVEVNGETVSLLPMLLAWMESHPEEVKELLDGEDAERTEYLPIAPNTFVPVELHRLRSILRLLMEFYGPREEPGLRLPRMAAGLLGDLEGHPELTWQGGQEVLALARNLGQLGPTRRPRLPKALKAELRPYQREGVGWLQLLRKTDCNGILADDMGLGKTLQTLTHLLIEKEGRRLKKPALIVAPTSLMRNWIAEAEKFTPTLKTLLLHGPNRKRHFDEITKADVVFTTYALLHRDLEVLKQHEYHTIILDEAQYIKNHRNQTSQALLELQSDHRLCLTGTPMENHLGELWSLFRFLMPGLLPKESEFRTLFRAPIEKEGDTVKQARLSRMVKPLMLRRTKQQVATELPAKTEITVKLDLEGAQRDVYETIRVAMQDRLKKEIADRGIARSQIHVLDALLKLRQVCCDPRLLNMEEARRVKTSVKLQWLKDTVPGMLEEGRTILIFSQFTTLLSLLGIALKELGIDHALLTGQTGDREHEIQRFQSGEVKVFLISLKAGGVGLNLTAADTVIHYDPWWNPAAENQATDRAYRIGQDKPVFVYKLVTADTIEEKILGMQRFKAALASGVLEGSLGEGLRITEEELAGLFAT; encoded by the coding sequence ATGAGCAGGTCTTCTGGCTCCACCAACCTTCCAGAGCTTCCCCTCCCAACCGAAGTGGACTGGGAGGCCCAGTTTGAGGCTGCCGACTGGCAGACCGCCCGGCAATTGATGCACAGCGGTGGGGTCATGGCCTGCACCGAAACCAGCGGTCTGCTGGATGGCAAGGTTCGAGATGGCGTGCAGGTGTTCCGGGTGAAAGTCTGGCTGGATGCGCCCGTGGAGGGTGTGTGCGGTTGCCGCAGGGCGCGGGGAAAGACCACCTGTTCCCACATGGCCGCCGTGTTGCAATGCTGGTTGGCTCCTGAAGCGGACCCTGCCCCGGTCATCCCGCAGCTTTCTTTTCTGGACCAGCAGCAACTGCACCGCATCGGGCAGGATTACCTCGCCCTGCACACCCTCAATGAGGCCAGCGAACTGAAACTGCAGGCCCTGTACCGCAGGGCTCCGGCAGCGGTGGAGGCACAATTGCAGCGTGAGGGTCTCACCGAACTCCTGAACCTGGCCCAGCCCCACCAGGACGTGGAAGAAATGGAGGAGGCGCAGGTGCAGGTTGCGGCTGAATCCCTGCCTTCTCAGCCGGTGCAGGAGGTTCTGGAGGTGGGTTCCCTCACCCTGTCCTTGCCTCGCCCTGTGCCTGCTGCAAAAGCCCAGCATCCTTCCCAGCGTCCGGTGCGGGCCACAAGACAGGAACAGCTGATTTTTGGTCTGGATCTGGGACGGGCACGCCCACACAACATCCACCCCCGCCTGATCCCTCTGGTGGCCGATGTGCAGCAGGGGTCTGCTTACCGCCCACGGCCTTACGCGGATGCCAGAGGTGCATTTGTGCCCTCTGCAAGGGAAGTGCTTTTGCTGGAACGGGTGATGGATGCCCGGGCCCACCAGCGGCTCAGACACACCGAAACCACAGACCAGCTCTTGCACGAGCTGCTCTCCGAACGCCGCCTGTATGTGAATGAGCAGTGGCAGCGTCCCCTCCAGCTTGCCGAGGAACGCACCAGTGAGGCCCACTGGGAAGCGGACCCCCAGGGCAACCAGCACCCGGTGTTTCAGGTGGTGCCCTCGGCGCGCGCCCTGGTGCTGCACTCCATCTGGTACGTGGACCTGCTGAATTTGCAGATGGGTGCAGTGAAGACCATCGTGCAACCCCACCAGCTCACCTATTTCATGACCTTGCCTCCGGTCACCCCCGATCAGGTGGCGGCCACCCGTCTGGCTTTGCGGAACCTCGCTGGAAACCATTTGCCTTTCCCGGAAGAGGTCCCGTTCGAGGAAATCCACGCCAAACCCGTACCACACCTGCTGGTCTCAGCGCAGGACTGGGTGATCGGGTCCCTCAGGGCACCTGTGCCTTACGCCTCCCTGACCCTGCACTATGGGGATGAGGCCGTGCCCATCAAGATGCTGCCCAACCTGTCCAAATCCGTGAAGGCCCTGCCCTCTCTGCGCAGCACCGAAGAAGGCCGGCTCAGGGTCATGCACCGGGACCTCGCCGCAGAGCAGGGGGTCCTCAGACGCTTGCAGGCGCTGGATTTTCATCCGGTGAAAAGCAACCGGGACGACACCCTGCACTACCGTTTTGGCAGCAAGGGACAGTTCGTTCCAGAGCACATGTGGCTGCACCTGCTCAAGCACCTCTTTCCGGAGCTTCGCAGCGAAGGCTGGCAGGTGAAGCTAGACCCCTCTTTCCCCTTCAAGGTGGTGCCTTCGAAATTGGAGGCCCGCGTGCTGGACGAGGAAGGCTGGTTCACCCTGGACCTCGGGGTGGAGGTGAATGGCGAAACGGTGTCTTTGTTGCCGATGCTGCTCGCCTGGATGGAAAGCCACCCGGAGGAGGTCAAGGAACTCCTCGATGGCGAAGATGCCGAGCGCACCGAATACCTTCCCATTGCACCCAACACTTTTGTTCCGGTGGAATTGCACCGCCTGCGTTCCATTCTGCGCCTCCTGATGGAATTTTACGGTCCCAGAGAAGAGCCCGGCCTCAGGCTTCCCCGCATGGCTGCAGGTCTGCTTGGCGATCTGGAAGGCCACCCCGAGCTCACCTGGCAGGGGGGACAGGAGGTGCTGGCCCTCGCCCGCAACCTCGGGCAACTCGGGCCCACCAGGCGGCCCAGACTGCCAAAAGCCCTCAAGGCGGAACTGCGCCCCTACCAGCGTGAAGGGGTGGGCTGGCTGCAGCTGCTGAGAAAAACCGACTGCAACGGCATCCTGGCCGATGACATGGGCCTCGGGAAAACCCTGCAGACCCTGACGCACCTGCTGATCGAAAAAGAGGGCCGCAGGCTGAAGAAACCCGCCCTGATTGTGGCCCCCACCTCCTTGATGCGCAACTGGATTGCAGAAGCCGAAAAGTTCACCCCGACCCTGAAAACCCTGCTTTTGCACGGTCCAAACCGCAAGCGTCACTTTGATGAAATCACGAAGGCCGATGTGGTCTTCACCACCTACGCCCTGTTGCACCGCGACCTGGAGGTCCTGAAGCAGCATGAGTATCACACCATCATTCTGGATGAGGCCCAGTACATCAAAAACCACCGCAACCAGACCAGCCAGGCCCTGCTGGAACTGCAAAGCGACCACCGGTTGTGCCTCACCGGAACCCCGATGGAAAACCACCTGGGGGAACTGTGGTCCCTGTTCCGCTTCCTGATGCCTGGCCTCCTGCCCAAAGAATCCGAGTTCAGGACGCTGTTCCGTGCACCCATTGAGAAAGAGGGGGACACGGTCAAACAGGCCCGCCTGTCTCGCATGGTCAAACCCCTGATGCTGAGGCGCACCAAGCAGCAGGTCGCCACCGAACTCCCTGCCAAAACCGAGATCACCGTCAAACTTGATCTTGAAGGGGCACAGCGGGACGTGTATGAGACCATCCGGGTGGCCATGCAGGACCGCCTGAAGAAAGAAATTGCAGACCGGGGCATTGCTCGCAGCCAGATCCATGTGCTTGATGCATTGCTGAAACTCCGGCAGGTGTGCTGTGATCCCAGGCTCCTGAACATGGAAGAGGCAAGGCGGGTGAAGACCTCGGTGAAACTGCAGTGGCTGAAAGACACTGTGCCGGGCATGCTCGAAGAGGGAAGAACCATCCTGATCTTCTCGCAGTTCACCACCCTGCTGTCCCTGCTCGGGATTGCCCTGAAGGAGCTCGGGATCGACCACGCCCTGCTGACCGGACAGACCGGAGACCGGGAACATGAAATCCAGCGTTTCCAGTCGGGCGAGGTGAAAGTCTTTCTGATCAGCCTGAAAGCGGGCGGGGTGGGTCTGAACCTGACGGCAGCAGACACGGTGATCCATTACGACCCCTGGTGGAACCCTGCCGCCGAAAACCAGGCCACAGACCGCGCTTACCGCATCGGGCAGGACAAACCGGTCTTTGTGTACAAACTGGTGACTGCAGACACCATTGAGGAGAAAATCCTGGGAATGCAACGCTTCAAGGCCGCCCTGGCTTCAGGGGTGCTGGAAGGTTCTCTGGGAGAGGGCCTCAGGATCACCGAGGAGGAACTGGCCGGATTGTTCGCAACTTGA